CCGGTGCCCTCGGCCGTGCGGGTGAGGTCGGAGCGCACCTGCACGAACGGCTCAAAGATGGCGGCCAGCTTGTCCGCGGGGACGCCGATGCCGGTGTCGGTCACGCGAAAGACCACGCAACCCCCCGCCTCGCCGCACCAGAGGGTGACGCGCCCGCCGGAGGGGGTGAACTTGACGGCGTTGGAGAGGAGGTTCGCCAGGATCTGGAGGAGCTTCTCCGCGTCCGCGCGCACGGTGAGCGCATCGCTGCACGGCGACACCTCCAGCCGCAGCCCCTTGGCCCCCGCCTGCGGCGCCACCAGCGCCTCCGCCGACGCGAGCACCCCGCGCACGCCAACGTCGCGCAGCTCGTAGTGGACGGCGCCCGTCTCCAGCTTGGCGTAGTTGAGCACCTCGTTGATCAGCCCCAGCAGGTGCCGCTGGCTGGCCTGGATGCGCTGAAGGTCCTCGCGCTGGCGGTCGTTGATGGGGCCGCGCACCCCCATCTCCAGCAGCTCCGCGTAGCCGCCGATGGCGTTGAGCGGCGTCCTCAGCTCGTGGCTCATGGTGGCGAGGAACTCGCTCTTCACGCGGTTCGCCTCCTCGGCGGCGCCGGTGCGCTCCGCGAGCTGCTCGGCGCTCCAGCGCAGCTCGCGCGTCTGCGTCTCCAGCTGCACCGCCTGCAGCTCCATCTCCAGCGCGCGCTCGGCCAGGCGTGCGGCCAGGGCGCGCGCCTCCTCGCCCTGGCGGCGCAGCTCCAGCGACAACGACCGGGCGCGGAGGAGGATCGCCACGCGGGCGCGCAGCTCCGGCTTTTCGATGGGGGTGATGATCAGCTCGTCCACCCCGCGCCACACCTGGCGCGTGACCATCTTCACCCCCGGACGCGAGGTGATGAGGAGGACGGGGAGGAGGGCGGGCTGTTCGCGCTCCTTTCTCCGCTGCACGCGCTCCCACAGGCGGTCGAGCGCGCGCCCGTCCACGATGCACAGGTCGAAGTCCTGCTCCAGCGCCTCCTCATCGTCCGCCACGACGACGGTGTGGTCCCGGGACAGCTCGTCGGCCAGCAGCGAGCCGTTCTCCCGCTGGTCCAGCAGGAGGAGGATGCGTTTGGCGCGGAGCTCGGCCGGCGCCACGTCCAGCTCCGCCGTGGTGACGTCGTGCGGGGCGGTGCTCACGGGAGGCCGCCCTCTTCACGCCAACGATCCGGAGTGCCCGTAAGGACGCCGCGCAGCCCGGTGAGGGGGGGGCCCACCTGCACCCCGTCGCAGGTGATCTCGTACTCGCGCAGCGTCTTGGTGAAGTCGCCCATGCGCTTCTTCAGCACGCCCATCGCCTTGCGCAGCTCGCCCTTTACCTCCAGGTAGCGCATGAAGATCAGGTTGTCGCACAAGTAGCTGATCTCCGTCTCGGTCGCGCGGAACTCGCCGGTGATGGACTTCACCTCGTTGATGAAGATCACCGTGACGCCCATGTTCTTGAGGTAGCGGCCGAGGGCGTGGAGCTGCACCACCAGCTCGTCGCCGGCCAGCGTCAGCTGGTAGCCCGCGATCCCATCGAGCATCACGATGCGCGCGCCGTTCTCCTCCACCTCGCGCCGCACCATGAGCGCGAACTCGCCCGGCGAAAAGCGAAGGGGCTCCACCTCCACGATCGCCAGCGACCCGTCTTCCACCATCCCGCGCACCGGCACGCCGATGGCGTCGCAGCGGTGGAGCAGGGTGTTGAGCTGCTCTTCGAAGGCGTATACCACCGAGCGCTCGCCGCGAGCGGCGGCCTCCTTCATGAACTGGATGCCGAGCGTCGTCTTCCCCACCCCGCTGGGCCCGCTCAGGATGGTGATGGTGCCGCGCTCGATGCCGCCGCCCAGCATCTCGTCGATCTCCGGGATCCCCGAAGGAATCAGCTCGTGCACGAACTCGCGCTCGTGCGACCCCGGCACCAGGCGCGGGTAGATCTCCATGCCTCGCCCGGTGAGGCGCATGGCGTGGGGCCCGCCTTCGAAGTCCGACCCGCGCATCTTGGTGACGCACAGCATCCGCCGCAGCACCCCGTGCGAGGGCGAGATCACCAGGTCGATGATCCCGTCGCTCATGAAGCGCAGGTCGTCGTCCGGCACGTTGTCGGTGGGCTCGGAGCTCAGCATGGCGGTGGCGCCCTGCTCCACCAGGTAGCGCACGAAGGAGAGCGCCTGCTTGCGGAACTGGAAGGCGTCGCTCGCCATGTAGCGCAGCGTGGTGACCGCGTCCACGAAGACGCGCTGCGGCTTCAGCTCCTCGATGGTCTGGATGATCCGCCGGGTGGTGGGGTCGCGCTCCACGTCGGCCAGCGAGAAGATGTCGTAGCTCTGGTTCTGGGCAAAGAACTCGCGCGTGGGGCTCAGGTCCAGGATGGCGATCTCGGACAGGTCCAGCCCCTGCGACGCCGCGTCCAGGCGGAGCTGCGCCTCGGACGACTCCAGCGTGATGAGCAGCGCCTTCTCCCCCAGCGCCACGCCGGCCAGGAGGAAGTGGATGCCCAGCGTCGTCTTGCCGGTGCCCGGCCCGCCTCGTACGAGGTAGGCCCGCTCGGGAATGAGACCGCCGTGCAGTACCTCGTCGAGTCCGGGCAGCCCCGTGGGGCGCCGCGCGGTGCCGGTGTCCAAGTAGGCGTCTCCATGCGTGGGGGGTCGCTACGTTCGACGGGTCTTCTGCAAGCCACTCGCCAAAGCAAAAAGCGGCCTCACACAGAGCCACGGAGGGGAACTGCAAGAACGGAAGAGGTGTTTTCCCGCGGCTCGCTGTTCCCTCTGTGTTCTCTGTGTGAGGCTGTTCTCCCGCGAAACTAAATACTTGCTCCGCTCGTCCGGTCAGGGTGCACCCCCGCCCCTGACCCCTCGCTTCGCATCTCCATGGAACTCCAGATCCGCGACCTGTCCAAGACGTACGGCAACGGGGTGCATGCCCTGAACGGCGTCACGCTCACCATTCCGCTGGGGATGTACGGGCTGCTCGGGCCCAACGGCGCGGGCAAGTCCACGCTGATGAGGACGCTGGCGACGCTGCAGGAGCCGGATTCGGGGTCGGTCCGCCTGGGCGAGCTGGACGTGCTGCGCAACAAGGACGAGATGCGCAGGACGCTCGGCTACCTGCCGCAGGAGTTCGGCGTGTACCCCAGCGTGCGGGCGGAGCGGCTGCTGGAGCACTTCGCGGTGCTCAAAGGAATCCCCCGAACGGCGCGGAAGGAGGTGGTGGAGGCGCTCCTCCGCCAGACCAACCTGTGGGACGTGCGGCGCGAAAAGCTGGGCGGATTCTCCGGCGGGATGCGCCAGCGCTTCGGGGTGGCGGTGGCGCTGCTGGGGAATCCGAAGCTGATCATAGTAGACGAGCCCACCGCGGGGCTGGACCCGGCGGAGCGCGTGCGCTTCCTTAACCTGCTCAGCGAGCTGGGCGAGAACAGCATCGTCATCCTCTCCACCCACATCGTGGAGGACGTGGTGGAGCTGTGCAGCCGCATGGCCATCATCGACCGCGGCGAGATCCTGCTGGAGGCCGAGCCGCTGCGCAGCGTGCAGGAGCTGCGCGGCCGGATCTGGCGGCGGGTCGTCTCGCGCGACGAGCTGCCGGAGGTGGAGCGGCGGCACGCGGTGATCTCCACGCGGCTGCTGGCGGGGCGCACCGTGGTGCACGTGTACGGCGATGCGTCGCCCGGAGCGGGGTTCGAGCCGGTGGAGCCGGGGCTGGAGGACGTCTACTTCAGCGTCATGGGGCGCCACCACGGCCGCCGCGCGGAGGTGGCATCGTGAGGATGGGCGAGGTCTTCCGCTTCGAGATCGAGTACCGGCTGCGCAGCCTGTCGACCTGGATCTACGCGGCGCT
This DNA window, taken from Longimicrobium sp., encodes the following:
- a CDS encoding ABC transporter ATP-binding protein → MELQIRDLSKTYGNGVHALNGVTLTIPLGMYGLLGPNGAGKSTLMRTLATLQEPDSGSVRLGELDVLRNKDEMRRTLGYLPQEFGVYPSVRAERLLEHFAVLKGIPRTARKEVVEALLRQTNLWDVRREKLGGFSGGMRQRFGVAVALLGNPKLIIVDEPTAGLDPAERVRFLNLLSELGENSIVILSTHIVEDVVELCSRMAIIDRGEILLEAEPLRSVQELRGRIWRRVVSRDELPEVERRHAVISTRLLAGRTVVHVYGDASPGAGFEPVEPGLEDVYFSVMGRHHGRRAEVAS
- a CDS encoding ATP-binding protein, whose amino-acid sequence is MSTAPHDVTTAELDVAPAELRAKRILLLLDQRENGSLLADELSRDHTVVVADDEEALEQDFDLCIVDGRALDRLWERVQRRKEREQPALLPVLLITSRPGVKMVTRQVWRGVDELIITPIEKPELRARVAILLRARSLSLELRRQGEEARALAARLAERALEMELQAVQLETQTRELRWSAEQLAERTGAAEEANRVKSEFLATMSHELRTPLNAIGGYAELLEMGVRGPINDRQREDLQRIQASQRHLLGLINEVLNYAKLETGAVHYELRDVGVRGVLASAEALVAPQAGAKGLRLEVSPCSDALTVRADAEKLLQILANLLSNAVKFTPSGGRVTLWCGEAGGCVVFRVTDTGIGVPADKLAAIFEPFVQVRSDLTRTAEGTGLGLAISRDLARAMDGELVAESAVGEGSTFTLTLPLG
- a CDS encoding ATPase domain-containing protein; amino-acid sequence: MDTGTARRPTGLPGLDEVLHGGLIPERAYLVRGGPGTGKTTLGIHFLLAGVALGEKALLITLESSEAQLRLDAASQGLDLSEIAILDLSPTREFFAQNQSYDIFSLADVERDPTTRRIIQTIEELKPQRVFVDAVTTLRYMASDAFQFRKQALSFVRYLVEQGATAMLSSEPTDNVPDDDLRFMSDGIIDLVISPSHGVLRRMLCVTKMRGSDFEGGPHAMRLTGRGMEIYPRLVPGSHEREFVHELIPSGIPEIDEMLGGGIERGTITILSGPSGVGKTTLGIQFMKEAAARGERSVVYAFEEQLNTLLHRCDAIGVPVRGMVEDGSLAIVEVEPLRFSPGEFALMVRREVEENGARIVMLDGIAGYQLTLAGDELVVQLHALGRYLKNMGVTVIFINEVKSITGEFRATETEISYLCDNLIFMRYLEVKGELRKAMGVLKKRMGDFTKTLREYEITCDGVQVGPPLTGLRGVLTGTPDRWREEGGLP